Proteins encoded by one window of Halomonas chromatireducens:
- a CDS encoding NAD-dependent succinate-semialdehyde dehydrogenase produces the protein MSTITTINPATQKDIQTYDIMTEKEATDRIEACHAAFLKWRELTHQERAPYLKTIGQKLRNNADELAALMTSETGKLVNDGHLEIELCAAICDYTAQNGPETLADEERTHGPDGNRGIVSYQPLGVIYSIQPWNFPLYQPIRVLAGNLMAGNGCVLKHASICTGSGLRLRELCIEAGLPEDLFQVIVIDHDTSDKLIAHPKVRGVTLTGSDGAGRHVGAVAATALKKTVLELGSNDAYLVLEDADIETAVKFSVMGRLYNNGQTCVSAKRFIVADKAYDAFVDAFVAQMKGITMGDPTDKDTQLGPLSSQDQFDTVKEQVDASVSKGAKLLCGGEAPDRKGVYYPATVLANLSPGMPAYDDEIFGPVASIIRAKDDEDAMRLANESRYGLGGGIFSRDEEYAIKLARNYFDTGMIRINSFGAADPNMPFGGVKDSGYGREHGGFGMKEFVNVKSIFLP, from the coding sequence ATGTCGACAATCACCACCATTAATCCCGCGACCCAAAAAGACATTCAGACCTACGACATCATGACCGAAAAGGAGGCAACGGACCGGATCGAGGCCTGCCATGCGGCTTTTCTGAAATGGCGCGAACTGACTCATCAGGAACGTGCCCCATATCTGAAGACGATCGGCCAAAAGTTGCGCAACAATGCCGATGAGTTGGCCGCCTTGATGACCAGCGAAACCGGCAAGCTCGTGAACGACGGGCACCTTGAGATCGAGCTCTGTGCGGCGATCTGTGATTACACCGCTCAAAACGGACCCGAGACGCTGGCCGATGAAGAGCGCACGCACGGTCCCGATGGAAATCGCGGCATCGTCAGCTATCAGCCGCTTGGCGTCATCTATTCGATCCAGCCCTGGAACTTTCCCCTTTACCAGCCGATTCGCGTGCTGGCGGGAAATCTGATGGCAGGCAACGGCTGTGTTCTGAAACACGCCAGCATCTGCACTGGGTCTGGCCTGCGCCTGCGTGAATTGTGCATTGAGGCAGGCCTGCCCGAGGACTTGTTTCAGGTCATCGTGATCGACCACGACACCAGCGACAAGCTCATCGCCCACCCCAAGGTCCGTGGTGTTACGCTGACCGGCAGCGACGGGGCCGGGCGACACGTCGGTGCTGTGGCCGCCACGGCGCTAAAGAAGACGGTACTCGAACTGGGCTCAAATGACGCCTACCTCGTGCTTGAGGATGCCGACATCGAAACGGCGGTGAAATTTTCGGTCATGGGGCGGCTGTACAACAACGGACAGACCTGCGTTTCCGCAAAGCGTTTCATCGTGGCCGACAAGGCTTATGACGCCTTTGTCGATGCGTTCGTCGCTCAAATGAAAGGCATCACCATGGGCGATCCCACGGATAAGGATACCCAGCTTGGTCCGCTTTCCAGCCAGGACCAGTTTGACACGGTTAAAGAGCAGGTGGACGCCAGCGTCTCCAAGGGTGCAAAACTCCTGTGCGGCGGAGAAGCGCCTGACCGCAAGGGTGTCTATTATCCGGCCACGGTGCTGGCAAATCTCTCACCCGGAATGCCAGCCTACGACGATGAAATCTTTGGGCCTGTCGCGTCGATCATCCGCGCCAAAGATGACGAGGACGCCATGCGACTGGCGAATGAAAGCCGCTATGGTCTGGGCGGAGGAATCTTTTCCAGAGACGAGGAATATGCTATCAAGCTGGCCCGCAATTACTTCGACACGGGCATGATCCGAATTAACTCGTTCGGGGCCGCTGATCCGAATATGCCCTTTGGCGGGGTCAAGGATTCTGGATACGGACGTGAACACGGCGGCTTTGGTATGAAGGAATTCGTTAACGTAAAGTCGATTTTTTTGCCGTGA
- a CDS encoding SDR family oxidoreductase, whose amino-acid sequence MSEINGKVVIITGASSGLGEATAHRLAKGGAKLVLGARREDRLRSLVDVIVNQGGEAIYRVTDVTDRDQVEALAAAARETYGRIDVLVNNAGLMPLSPLDQLKVDEWEQMIDVNIKGVLFGIAAVLPTMREQHAGHIINLSSVAGHVVFPSAAVYCATKYAVKALSEGIRQEGGEEIRSTNISPGAIATELTSTISDPKTAEGVNELYDMAIDADAIARAITYAIEQPAYVDVNEIIIRPTKQPL is encoded by the coding sequence ATGTCAGAGATCAATGGCAAGGTCGTCATCATTACCGGTGCCAGCAGCGGCCTCGGCGAAGCCACAGCTCATCGCCTGGCCAAGGGCGGAGCCAAACTCGTCCTCGGAGCTCGCCGTGAGGATCGGCTAAGGTCACTGGTCGATGTCATCGTCAACCAGGGCGGCGAGGCCATCTACCGCGTCACCGACGTGACCGACCGCGACCAGGTCGAGGCGCTGGCCGCCGCGGCCAGGGAGACTTACGGCCGCATCGACGTATTGGTCAACAATGCCGGCCTGATGCCGCTGTCACCGCTCGACCAGCTCAAGGTCGACGAGTGGGAACAGATGATCGACGTCAACATCAAGGGCGTGCTCTTCGGCATCGCCGCGGTGTTACCGACCATGCGCGAGCAGCATGCTGGTCATATCATCAACCTCTCCTCCGTTGCCGGCCATGTGGTCTTCCCTTCGGCGGCGGTATACTGCGCGACAAAGTATGCCGTCAAGGCGCTGTCCGAGGGCATTCGTCAGGAAGGCGGCGAGGAGATCCGCTCCACCAACATCTCTCCCGGGGCCATTGCCACCGAACTGACGTCCACCATCAGCGATCCCAAAACCGCCGAAGGCGTGAATGAGCTATACGACATGGCCATCGATGCCGATGCCATCGCCCGGGCGATTACCTACGCCATCGAGCAGCCGGCGTATGTCGATGTCAACGAGATTATCATCCGTCCGACCAAGCAGCCGCTCTAG
- a CDS encoding DUF4113 domain-containing protein produces MSRLKRGWHHCQGAAWHLRCDNLTQRYSTRWEELPAARAT; encoded by the coding sequence ATGTCGAGGCTAAAAAGGGGATGGCATCACTGCCAGGGCGCAGCCTGGCATCTGCGCTGCGATAACCTCACCCAGCGCTATTCGACGCGCTGGGAAGAGCTTCCCGCGGCAAGAGCCACATAA